The Tripterygium wilfordii isolate XIE 37 chromosome 21, ASM1340144v1, whole genome shotgun sequence genome segment AGCTTAtggacttgttttttttttttcttttctaatttacAAGGTAAAATTTTTACTTGATGTAtctttatttttccaaaaagctTCATGGTTTGGATTATCCTGAGTTTTGTTGTCTCAATGCATGATCTTAACAACTTACTTTGATTTGAAACATTATTTGTTTAATCAATGATTAGTATACATCAttccatttatttttatttttccaatGAAATATGCACGCACCATATtgacaccttttttttttgttcttgtgaTGAACACATATGCGAGTAAACAGACCAGGATTAAGTTCTATAGTGACAGGCTATCTTCCAAGTGCCATTCTGAAAGGATTTATTTACATTGTGCCATTCACAATGCTGGCCATGACAAAAGTTTCTGGTTCTGTCTCAAGGAGTAAGGAGGAGCTAAAGGCCTGTAGCATggtgttttattttcttgtggGAAATGTATTCTTTTTAAGCTTGATATCAGGGTCGTTACTCGATGAAATTGGAGCATCCTTTGCTCATCCCAAGGATTTTCCCAGTCATCTCGCTAGTGCTGTTTCTGCACAAGTAAGCTTGGTTTTGCAGCatattttgattcttttgttttcattaatcCATGTCTCATTGTGAATGGCATTACTATAACTGATAGACAGTGGAGCTATTATAGATAATTTAGGTTGCATAGGTTGAATAAATTGTTGTAGCTATGTACGTTTACTTTGTTTAATGGAAGTTCATGtagcattttgtttttttgtttcaggCAGATTTCTTTGTGACATACATCTTGACAGATGGGCTGTCAGGTTTTTCTTTGGAGATTCTGCAGCCTGGCTTACTTTTATGGGATGGCATGATGTCATGTATATATGGCCGAGGAACAGAGAAAAATCCTTATCTTTATTCATTACCCTACTTTAGGGCCGTCCCCTTCGCCTCGTTGTCATTTCTTATTGGTATGGTATATGCCATTGTTGCTCCGTTGCTGCTTCCATTTCTTGTGGGCTACTTCTGTCTTGGCTACATTGTGTACATTAATCAGGTTAATTACTTGCAActgatttttttcttgattaattATTTGTCAGCAGTGGCTATTATCTTAATGTTGGTGTCTGTCTGGAATTAACATATGAATCCAGTAACCTCATTTAGTTTTCCACTCTAGTTCACCATATGTCAACTCCTAAGTTCATAGTTAGGATGAACCATTAATGTTAACAATAGGGTGGTGATCAGAGAATGGCTAGATGCTAGATGTATGCAATCTTACATTTCCATGGTAGAAATATTTTTGCTGTTATGAGATAATGACATGAAATATCCACACCCTTCTAGAAATTCAGGATGCATAGACTATTGCTCCATGCTTGCACATCAAAACCTGTATATTGATTCAAACTTATCAAAGCTTTTGTCCACTTGGTAATATCACTTCCTTGCATTTTTCTTAGGTAATTCTGCAAGTTCTTATATTACAAAATGTCACAGGTGAACTTACTAAGATCATATTTAACAGATTGAAGATGTATATGAAACTACTTATGAGACATGCGGTCGGTATTGGTCATACATTCatcattatattttatttggaatcattctcatgcaaATCACTATGATTGGTCTTTTTGGCCTGAAGTCAAAGCCAGCGGCTTCTCTAGCAACAGTTCCACTCTTATTATTCACTATAATGTTCAGCGAATACTGCAAGATCCATTTTCTTCCTTCGTTTCGTCATTATCCCATCCAGGTATACTTGATTCTTCACAATATTTTATGCTATTTGTATATTAGAAGTGTAACCATTTTGCAACGATCACTTCGGAGTTGAAAGTGTCCGTCCCTTTATTATCTTTTTCTCTTTAAATTTTCTCACTCGGTACAAGTTAAAAAGTATCTGGATGAAATTGTACCCACAGCTTGTTTTAATTGTGCTTTCAATCCTTATACCCTGATCAAATGTGGTTTTTTCCAGCAGTAGCGTTAATTTAATTCCACATTGCACTTGTTAGTTCTAGAATTAACCTAATTTAGATTGCTTTTCATGGGCAGAATGCGGTAGAAAATGATGAACTTGATGAGAAGAATGGTCGAATGGACTTCAACTCCAAAAATGCAATCAATTCCTATCTCCCACCTTACTTACGACCCAATGAGTTGATGGATTCAGAGTTGAGGTTTACACAACCGTTACTTTCTGCCGTCTGATATCAGTTTCTTCAACTCTTCATtccttttttttgtgaattttggaCGATATGAGGCATATTGTTGTATGAACAATACCCGGCCACAGCTGCTAGTTCTTCCATACAAGGAGCTTTGCTTTTTTACACCACTTCTCTGGGTCTATTTCTGGATGTTGTTCTCTGTTATGCGTATTCTAcgatcaattaattttttttttaaacgtggAACTCACCCAGCTGACCACTAGACAAAAGACAAAGTAAACCCCGGGTGTATTATCTGATCAATGATTTATGTTGATTAGTTTGTGAAGCTTGTCAGCTCTAAATGGCCCCCATCAGTGATTGAACAATTGCATCTCATATTGTGCTACAAACATATTTCCGATCAAGATTGCATTCATGACAAAACAAACCAGtgtattatttattgaacaATTCCTTGTGCTCTTCtttaagaaagaacaaaattaggAAAGAAACCCAATCAAAGCCACAACTTATCTACAGCCAATATATAATCACAGGCAACCAACGCAGTTTCCCAGTGTGATTTGGCAGCAACAAACCTGTCACAAGTGTGTTTTTCCAAACAACAATAGGAGTATTCTAACATCACCACAGGAATATACATGGAAAAGTGAGGGAGATTGAATCAGATTCTGGCACCGAGCAAATTCATGAATGTAGATgcccgaatctacaatcgttgaatagtcaacgtaatttatcTTGAGCCTTCTACAACGAGGCCCTGTGGAACAAAGCGAGGTTGAGGATGAAAGActtgggcaccggtggggtacctATCAAAGAgcctccgacgatcaagtcagtaatcGGAGAAAGTCAAGTAAAGCaagtatataaaatatgtaaagTAAGAGATGAAAGATGTGAAGTATGAGCATGAGTATGTAAATGTCATGTTGAACAAGTATGCTGGAGCCAAGTAAGTCTGTTGCAGATGTAAAGTATGGAATGCCAACATGAGATGCGAGATGAGAAATAATGTGTTGAAGATCCAAGTGTGATGTATGAGATGCAAGGTATAAGACGGAGGTTGGTCGATGATTGAGGGTGAAGGTTGAAGGTGGAAGGTGGAAGGGTGGAGGTTGAAGATGAAAGGTTAAAGAAGCTCTGAGCTTTCTTTGGGTGAGTGAATGAGAGAGTCTCAATGTCTGAAGCTCCAAGAGTCCAAAAAGTCCCCAGTCCTGAAGTCTGAGATGTGAACAAGTAATATGGGTGATCAAGTATGACAGGTCTAGGTAGAATGCAAGGTGAAGAGAGCTAAGAGAGCTaaaagttgaagaagaagagagcttCGACTCAATGGGTCTTCGATTCCACCCCTTTCCTTTGGAGAAGGAATGGGGCTTTTTATCGTAGGGCTGCTTGTCAAGACTGGCATTTGAGGTACAATGGTACGGATCACAATTGGATATGGGAAAGTGGTGTCGAGTGTCAGGACGCGTGGCTTGTTTTGGTTGGTCAAGGATGGGATCGTACAAAGACCAGGCGACTCAATGTTGCAGGTTGACTGACTCGGCGTGCTTGGGTAAGAGATTATATTTGTCTTATTGATGTTGGGTCCGACAATGGTCTCAGACCACCATTGTCTTAGGGCAGCCAAGTCAGAGCAAGGAAATCATGGTTTAGTTGTGTGATTGATGATATGCACGTATAAGCATGATATACAATGGAGTTGAGTTGGATGATTGATACCTAAGGCGAGCATGAGACAGTTGATGGCATTGAATATCTTTGGTTTGGTCGCCCGTTGATGATCACCCGAAGACGTTGGACGCCCATGAACTGGGCCACCTTAGGCTTGTTCTGATTGCATTGACTGACTTAGTGGTTGATCGACTTGGGCGTTGATCGACTTGGGCTTGGACGCCCTAGTATGGGCTGCTCAGCTCGAACGCCCGAATATGGGCTGCTTACGGGCCTTTGGACACTTATGGTCTCGTCTGACTTTGGGTTCGTTTCGTTCGATTTTGTTGGTCAAATTGTGCGTCGACTAACGTCTCATCCAACTTTGCTGACTGGGTTATGCGTTGACTAGGAAATTAGTCCATGACGGTTTTTTGCCACTACAATGAGGAAGTCTTATAGTCTCCAGATGTGTCATCCTTCACTGCATCATCAAGGTTAGTTTTGTTCATATTAAAGTACTCCCCTCTCACTTTCATCATATCTATCTCAGCTCGAGCTACAATGGCTCTCGAAAGAGAATCTTCACCTGTCGATATGAAGTTTCATGTTAAACATTTTTTACTTAAAGAAGATACTGTAACAGCTTCAAAACAAAATTGCATAATAGAAGTAATTTCAATCCCATGAGGGTAGTTTAATCACCTCCGCGAAGTGTTTCTCCGGCGAATATAGGCACCGTACCGAATTACCACTCTCATTACCGATTCCAATTCTCCACTCCCTCATGTCTCGTTGTCCTGTCAAGAAAAATAGAGCATTAATAACTTTCAGAAATTAAGTAAAATGAAAACAAGGAGGTGTACTAAGCTGATGAGCATTTCTAGTGCTCAGCAAATAGACAACATCCTCGTGATCTAGTTGCTTTGCTTGAATAGCTTCACGTAATCTAGATGCCTCGGCGTCTTTGTTTGATTGCAGAGATTGAACAATATCAAGAAGAGAAAGACAATTGAGAGGGCTGCAAGAATAGAGAAGATAGATGAAGCTTCATTCATTCGAAGTAATATACAAAGGAGCCTTTTCATGAGAGAACCAGACCTGACATGAACAGTACTACAAAGAAAAGACGAGAAGTTGAATTGTAAACATGTTGGGCCGAGACATACATGGCCcaagaataaaagaaataatGAACCTATTGCAATTGGTACTACCGTACAACTAACATATCAACTAAAGCCCAATAAATGTTTAAACTTAAGCCTTCTTCAAAGAGGAAGGCCCATGGCACAAAACAGATGATGTTTCTCGAAGAAATTTGAACCCGCGAAGGAGAAAGAGGGGGCTGGACTGACGGAGTGCAGCAGCGGAGCGAGATGGCAAGGATTCTTTCAATATCCATCAATTGAAATTCTTTCAATAATAAAACATTAGTACTAGTTATACATAGCCAAACATCTCTAATTGTCTATAATACACCTGTCATGCCACATGGGTCAAGTGATGTgtcaattttaaaataaaaatatgagataaaagatctttctctttctctcatatTTATAATTACACTTATTACATAAAAGCATATATGCAAGCATGCAAGCCATGTGCTCAAATATGAGTCGGATTTTCCACTTACGATCCATGCGTTCGTCGGGGTTCTGGTCATCTTCATCAAAATCAGGGATATAAAAGTCAGGTGGAACCTGCATGAATTGCACAAATCATCAATATCACCTGCTGAGATTCAACAGCAACCTACCAAATGATAGGTCAAGAGTAGCTTCTTATCGCCACACTAACATCATAACcaagtgaggtgaaatctttggagacaatcctctccgaaatctcagtatcttcttttcctcagtggaaatatactcctccccatatctccAACACTCTCTCAAAAAGCAAATCTTTGCCATTTTCttcacactctctctctttctctctctctctttctctcaaacAAACAACGAAACCCATTTTGCAGTTGTCTCAGACACCATCAACACGAATCGGTCTTCCATTCACGACGGTCATCGCGGTAGCACTTCTTGATCCATTCACTGTAGAGCTCGAGTGATTCATCTAGGTGGGTTTCCTTTCTACAATTATTACATATTGTTATCTTTCTGcaagttgatttcctttctaCAAGCTGATTTCCTTTCTGCAGTTATTACATATTGATATCTTTCTATGTATTTATTCCTTTATAATGTCTATTTGAATAGTTGGAGATTTAGGTATTGATATGTGTTGGAGATATTTGTTTACAGTGATAAATTACTTATTACTTGAAATGTGTTATAATTACACTTATTATTCAGCATTTCACACTATTGCTGAACTAAATATTTGATATAGTTTGCACTACATTATCTTTAATTACTTTAAATAATCGATAATTACACTTTGTCGGTCATGTTTCACAGTAGACTAGTAATGTGCATTTCTTATTGTTTTGCAGTCATAATATGGTGGCCGCCACTGAAGTTGAATATGAGAATAATCCACTTAAGTTTGATGATACAAAGTTCAGTACGGAGTCTGATACATCTAATGTGCCTATGGTGGGAATGTTGTTTAATTCTCCAAATGACATTTTCGAGTTTTACAAAGCCTATGGACAAGTCAAAGGTTTTTCTATTAAGAGGAGATCTATATCAAAGGACAGTGATGGACAACACAGATATTCGGTATATACTTGTGGACGTTCTGACAAATATATTAGTCGATCAAAGACTCTTATTAATCGTCGTGGTCATTCTAAAAACGAGTGCAAAGCTAGGATTTCTGGTCGTGTATCTATAGATGGAAAGTGGGAGATAACTAAGTTTGAAGACAAGCATAACCATGAGCTGAGCCCCGTCATTCAAGATTCTTTACTTGCAATAGGCAAATTAATCCAAATGTGAAGCGGCAGTTGGAGATCAATGATATTGTAGGAATTAGGCCAAACAAGAGTCACAATGCTTTTGTCATTGGAGCTGGTGGACATGATAACTTAACTTTTTTGGAGAGAGATGCTCGTAATCATATTTCTAAGGTAAGGCGTATGCGACTTGGTGTTGGTGATGCAGATGCAgtgcaaaattatttttttaaaatgcaaGCTAAGAATCAAGGGTTTTTTTGGTTGATTGATTGGGATGATAAAGGTCGTTTGAGGAATGTTTTTTGGGTTGATCCACGAAGTAGGGCAGCATATGAATAATTCAGTGATGCTGTGACGTTTGATACTACTTATCTTACGAACAAGTATGATATGCCATTTGCTTCTTTTGTTGGGGTCAATCACCACGGTCATTCTATCCTACTAGGATGTGGTTTAATTTCTAGTGAAGATACAGAAACTTTTGTGTGGTTGTTTAAAACATGGCTTACTTGTATGGGTGGTGTGGCTCCTCAAGGTATTATAACTGACCA includes the following:
- the LOC119987654 gene encoding CSC1-like protein At3g54510 isoform X3, with product MQQLRNIRDHPDQFTALVKEIPLCSEHNAYGCNVDHFFSRNYPCSYLSYQILYDGKDIEVLLERAKYILRKIKDLRERSKIKKSNKGSLLLDASQKDVLEISVQEEMFQALLSKVHQLQSEDMLKKRELPVAFVTFKSRWGAALAAQSQQHSNPTLWTTEMAPEPRDVSWRNLAIPFKVLLLYRTGVVLAASLLTIFFAIPVTAVQGIAKFEKLKKWFPPAIAIELIPGLSSIVTGYLPSAILKGFIYIVPFTMLAMTKVSGSVSRSKEELKACSMVFYFLVGNVFFLSLISGSLLDEIGASFAHPKDFPSHLASAVSAQADFFVTYILTDGLSGFSLEILQPGLLLWDGMMSCIYGRGTEKNPYLYSLPYFRAVPFASLSFLIGMVYAIVAPLLLPFLVGYFCLGYIVYINQIEDVYETTYETCGRYWSYIHHYILFGIILMQITMIGLFGLKSKPAASLATVPLLLFTIMFSEYCKIHFLPSFRHYPIQNAVENDELDEKNGRMDFNSKNAINSYLPPYLRPNELMDSELRFTQPLLSAV